The nucleotide sequence TACATTTTCCTTGTCCTCTCCAAAAGAACGGTTTCCTATAATAGGGTTCTTCGGATTGGTATTAATATCAACCACAGGGGCAAAATTTATATGTACCCCCAACCGTTTGGAATGCTCCCCAATTCGCCGGCCAACACGCTCTACTACTTTGTTATCGGTAATTGCACCCAGTGTCATATTCCATGGATAGGCAAAGGTAGAATCCAATCGCATGGCCAACCCCCATTCGGCATCCATCCCTATCATAAGCTTTACCTTAGATAACTCTTGAAATTCATTGCATAATTTCGCCTGTCGATTAGGTCCACCCTTCGAAAAAATTACTCCGCCTATATAATAATTTCGAATGAGTTCTTTTATCTTATCGGTTTTTGATTTTGGATCACTAGAAAAGACATCGACCATAAACAACTGACCAACTTTTTCCTGAAGTGACATATTTCCATAGATGCTATCTACCCATTTTTGCTGGTTGGGATAGTCATTTTCTAATATAAGCGGGTTTATTTGCTGGGAATAAACTGTAAGGCAGGCCAGTATAAAAAGTGAGGCTAAAAGAATTTTTTTCATACACCGAAAGATACAAAAACTATGCTAAAAATCTTCCGTGCCAACTGTCTTTTAAAGGCACTTCCCAGTCTTCAAGATATTCGGCTTTGGTATTTACCAAATTGTTGAAAACCACCGTATTTTGGGATACCGACCGGTTTTTAACCATCTTTTTAAAATCGTTAAGCGGTTTGTGTGCAATGTAGTCACCGTTGTAATAAGTGACATTCATTTTATCGAGCAGATCTACCTCGAATTCCTTTTCTAACGATTGAATAAAATGTACTGAAGCATCAATACTGCACCCTGAAGCAGAAGCATTAGACTGATTAAGACCGATTACAATAAATCGCTGGTATTTTATTTCGAATCCGGCTTCCAGGTCGGTACCATGGGCCGTCCACTTTTCTAAAAAAGCTTTGGTTTTACTGGCTATCTGTTCAACTTCCCCATCAGAAAGTTTTCGATTAGCCTGATAGATCCATATTCTTGATTCGCTTGGTAAATTCTTAAAATCTGTGAGCATAGTTATAAATCGGCTGCAGTGGCGATCATTTCGGCTACATCCATTACTTTAATTTCGCCTTCCTTTTCTTTTCCTTTAACACCATCGGTCATCATGGTATTGCAAAACGGGCATGCCGCCGCAATAATAGATGGTTTGGTTTCTATGGCTTCTTCGGTGCGCTCAATATTTACATCCTTATTGCCGGGTTCGGGTTCTTTAAACATTTGGGCACCTCCGGCTCCACAGCAGAGTCCGCGTGATTTGCAACGCTTCATCTCGACCAGTTCTACTTCCAGTTTTTGAAGTAATTCCCTAGGAGCTTCATATTCATTATTTGCTCTTCCCAAATAGCAGGGATCGTGAAAAGTGATCCGTTTCCCTTTAAATTTTCCTCCTTCAACCTTCAATCTTCCTTCGTTGAGTAAGGATTTGAGAAACTGAGTATGATGAACCACCTCGTAATTGCCACCTAATTCGGGATATTCATTCTTAATGGTATTAAAGCAATGCGGACAAGCAGTGACTATTTTTTTTACTTCATAAGCATTGAGTACTTCAATGTTCCCCATCGCCTGCATTTGGAACAAAAATTCATTTCCGGCACGTTTGGCGGGATCACCCGTACAACTTTCCTCGGTTCCCAGAACGGCAAAGTCAATTTTAGCCTTGTGTAATAGCTTAACAAAGGCTTTGGTGATCTTTTTTGCCCGGTCGTCGAAACTACCGGCACACCCTACCCAGAACAAGACTTCCGGTTGTTTGCCTTCGGCCAGATACTCGGCCATTGTTGGGACTTTTATCGTTTCGCTCATCTTTCCTTATTTTAATCTTCAAACACCTGAATAGTCACTTCTTTCTTCACCAGATCTGTGAATTTCCCGTTGTAGCGTGTGGCCTTTACCATGTGATTGTCCACCCAATGATAATTTCCTCCCCGAGGTTTACCCATGAGTAACGAATGATATTTAAAGCCATGCTTTTTTAACCAGGTTTCCGTGACTTGCCGGTGTTCCTCTGTTCTGGAGGTGAAGAAACATATTATGTGTCCTTGATCATACCATTTGTTCAGGGTTTTCAGAGCATCGGGAAACGGCTCACAGGTGGCCATTCGTTCCGGTTCTTCATTGGGCACATCATCGGTGATAGTCCCATCTATATCGATCAGGTAGTTCTTAACATTCTCGGGCAATACAGGACTTACGTGTTCCCCGTTTACTGCGGTTTCCCGCAATAAATTATTTATATTTTGCTTCTCCATCATTGTTCATTTTTCCAGTTAAGCCGGTCCATCTGGTTGTAAGGCCAAGGGGCACCGTTATTTTCAATATTTGTCATAGCGCCATTAAGTTCCATAGGCGCCGCAGACTGTTCCATTACAAGATACTGACGCATATCCATTATGATAGAAAGTGGATCAATACTTACAGGACAGGCCTCGACACACGCATTGCAGGTAGTACATGCCCACAATTCTTCTCTAGTGATATAATCGTCCAGTAATTGTTTTCCATCAGACTTGAATTCGCCGTTCTTATCAATATTCTTTCCAATTTCCTCCAATCGATCACGGGTGTCCATCATGATCTTTCGGGGTGATAGTTTTTTACCCGTAATATTAGCAGGGCACTCACTGGTACAACGTCCACATTCGGTACAGGTATAGGCGTTAAGTAGTTGTATCTGATTTAGATCTGTAACATCGCTTGCACCGAACTTCGCCGGAGCTTCGGCACCTTCAGCCGGCGCCGCAAAAGGATCGGCATTGGGATCCATCATCAATTTCACCTCATTTGTCACCGATTCGAGATTCTTAAATTTTCCTTTCGGAACCACTTTTCCGAGGTAAACATTGGGAAATGCAAGTATAATATGGAGATGTTTAGAGAAATAGAGATAATTCAGAAAAATAAGTATCCCAATAATATGCAGCCACCAAGCTGTGCGTTCGATAATGATCAAGGTACCTTCAGAAAAGGATTCGAATAACGGACTAAACAGTGAACTTACAGGAAACATTCCGGCCTCAACATAATGGGCGGCTCCTATTTTTTGCAATTGAAGATCGGCAGCATTCATCGTAAGGAACAGGATCATTAGGACCATTTCAAAATAGAGAATGAAATTGGCATCATTCTTTGGCCAACCGGTCATTTCCTGTGCCCAGAAGCGCTTAATTTTCTGAATATTCCTACGTGTCCAGAAAAGAATGACTCCAATTAAAACAAGGGCCGCAAGGATCTCAAAGGTGGCAATAAGGTAATCGTAAATCACTCCGGCACCTGCAAAAACACGATGTGTTCCGAAAATTCCATCAATAATGATCTCAAGTACTTCTATATTGATCACTATAAAACCAACATATACAATAATATGCAAAAGTCCCGCCATGGGGCGAACAACCATCTTTGATTGTCCAAGCGCAATGCGGAATACATTTCCCCAGCGCTCCCCTTTTTGATCTGAAGCATCTACTTTTTGCCCCAGTTTAATATTTCGAATAACCTTGCGAATATTTAAGGTAAAATACGAAATGCCTGCAATGAGGACGATTAAGAATAGAATATTTGGAA is from Constantimarinum furrinae and encodes:
- a CDS encoding ABC transporter ATPase; the encoded protein is MLTDFKNLPSESRIWIYQANRKLSDGEVEQIASKTKAFLEKWTAHGTDLEAGFEIKYQRFIVIGLNQSNASASGCSIDASVHFIQSLEKEFEVDLLDKMNVTYYNGDYIAHKPLNDFKKMVKNRSVSQNTVVFNNLVNTKAEYLEDWEVPLKDSWHGRFLA
- a CDS encoding (Fe-S)-binding protein, which produces MSETIKVPTMAEYLAEGKQPEVLFWVGCAGSFDDRAKKITKAFVKLLHKAKIDFAVLGTEESCTGDPAKRAGNEFLFQMQAMGNIEVLNAYEVKKIVTACPHCFNTIKNEYPELGGNYEVVHHTQFLKSLLNEGRLKVEGGKFKGKRITFHDPCYLGRANNEYEAPRELLQKLEVELVEMKRCKSRGLCCGAGGAQMFKEPEPGNKDVNIERTEEAIETKPSIIAAACPFCNTMMTDGVKGKEKEGEIKVMDVAEMIATAADL
- a CDS encoding LNS2 domain-containing protein, which encodes MEKQNINNLLRETAVNGEHVSPVLPENVKNYLIDIDGTITDDVPNEEPERMATCEPFPDALKTLNKWYDQGHIICFFTSRTEEHRQVTETWLKKHGFKYHSLLMGKPRGGNYHWVDNHMVKATRYNGKFTDLVKKEVTIQVFED
- a CDS encoding (Fe-S)-binding protein, which translates into the protein MQYLPNILFLIVLIAGISYFTLNIRKVIRNIKLGQKVDASDQKGERWGNVFRIALGQSKMVVRPMAGLLHIIVYVGFIVINIEVLEIIIDGIFGTHRVFAGAGVIYDYLIATFEILAALVLIGVILFWTRRNIQKIKRFWAQEMTGWPKNDANFILYFEMVLMILFLTMNAADLQLQKIGAAHYVEAGMFPVSSLFSPLFESFSEGTLIIIERTAWWLHIIGILIFLNYLYFSKHLHIILAFPNVYLGKVVPKGKFKNLESVTNEVKLMMDPNADPFAAPAEGAEAPAKFGASDVTDLNQIQLLNAYTCTECGRCTSECPANITGKKLSPRKIMMDTRDRLEEIGKNIDKNGEFKSDGKQLLDDYITREELWACTTCNACVEACPVSIDPLSIIMDMRQYLVMEQSAAPMELNGAMTNIENNGAPWPYNQMDRLNWKNEQ